A window of the Actinomycetota bacterium genome harbors these coding sequences:
- a CDS encoding NAD(P)-dependent alcohol dehydrogenase: MKAFVYEKYGPPETLRMAEIDKPAPNADEVLVKVLAASVNAADWHVMRGKPLFSRATLGLLRPKHQILGVDVAGQVEAVGSGVTGFQPGDEVYANLLDHGYGGFAEYVSVPVDAMSSKPASLSFEEAAAVPMAAVTALQGLGRHGELQPAQRVLINGASGGVGTFAVQIAKASGAEVTGVTSTRNLDLVRSLGADHVVDYTTTEVVGDGRRYDLILDTVGNRSVPDLRRALAEGGKAAVTGFTSVARLLEVSLRGGKDVAQVQAHVTTKDLKLLSELIEAGTVRPQIDRRYRFADIPAAIAYLEPGRARAKVVVAVP, translated from the coding sequence GATGGCCGAGATCGACAAGCCGGCGCCGAACGCCGACGAGGTCCTGGTGAAGGTCCTGGCAGCATCGGTCAACGCCGCCGACTGGCATGTCATGCGGGGCAAGCCCCTGTTCTCCCGCGCCACCCTGGGGCTGCTGCGGCCGAAACACCAGATCCTGGGCGTCGATGTCGCCGGGCAGGTGGAGGCGGTCGGCAGCGGCGTCACCGGGTTCCAGCCCGGCGACGAGGTCTATGCCAATCTCCTGGACCACGGCTACGGCGGCTTCGCCGAGTATGTCTCGGTGCCGGTGGACGCCATGTCGTCGAAGCCGGCCAGCCTGTCGTTCGAGGAGGCGGCCGCGGTTCCGATGGCGGCGGTCACCGCCCTCCAGGGCCTTGGCCGCCATGGAGAGCTCCAACCCGCCCAGCGGGTCCTGATCAATGGCGCTTCCGGCGGCGTTGGGACCTTCGCGGTCCAGATCGCCAAGGCCTCCGGGGCCGAGGTGACCGGCGTGACCAGCACCAGGAACCTGGACCTGGTCCGCTCCCTCGGCGCCGATCACGTCGTCGACTACACCACGACCGAGGTCGTCGGGGACGGGCGGCGCTACGACCTGATCCTGGACACGGTCGGGAACCGGTCGGTGCCCGACCTCCGGCGGGCGCTTGCCGAGGGCGGCAAGGCCGCCGTCACCGGGTTCACCAGCGTCGCCAGGCTGCTGGAGGTCTCGCTGCGCGGCGGCAAGGACGTCGCCCAGGTGCAGGCCCATGTCACCACCAAGGACCTGAAGCTGCTGTCGGAGCTGATCGAGGCCGGCACGGTCCGCCCGCAGATCGACCGGCGCTATCGGTTCGCCGACATCCCGGCGGCGATCGCCTATCTGGAGCCAGGCCGGGCCAGGGCGAAGGTGGTCGTAGCGGTGCCATGA